One part of the Oceanihabitans sp. IOP_32 genome encodes these proteins:
- the hemB gene encoding porphobilinogen synthase: MFPIRRNRRFRTNEAMRALVRETSITPNDFIVPIFVVEGQGVKEEIDSMPNYFRYSLDLLENEVKELWSLGLKSVLLFVKVPDNLKDNAGKEALNPNGLMQRAIKTVKNTCPDMLVMTDVALDPYSMYGHDGIVENGKILNDATANFLAEMSVSHAQAGANIVAPSDMMDGRILAIRNALDGQGLIDTGIMSYSAKYASAFYGPFRDALDSAPVDLEHIPKDKKTYQMDFANRIEALKETQMDIDEGADIVMVKPGLCYLDIVREIKNDVDVPVAVYQVSGEYAMLKAAAEKGWLNHDAVMLEQITAIKRAGADIIASYFAKDVIKLINR, translated from the coding sequence ATGTTTCCAATAAGAAGAAATAGAAGATTCAGAACCAACGAAGCCATGCGTGCATTAGTTCGAGAAACCAGTATCACGCCAAACGATTTTATAGTACCCATATTTGTAGTTGAAGGTCAAGGTGTTAAGGAAGAGATTGATTCCATGCCCAATTACTTCCGGTACAGTTTAGACTTGCTAGAGAATGAGGTTAAAGAACTTTGGAGTCTGGGATTAAAATCGGTTTTACTCTTTGTAAAAGTACCCGATAATTTAAAAGATAATGCAGGTAAAGAAGCCTTAAACCCAAACGGTTTAATGCAACGCGCCATAAAAACCGTTAAAAATACTTGTCCGGATATGTTGGTGATGACGGATGTGGCTTTAGATCCATACTCTATGTACGGTCATGACGGTATTGTAGAAAACGGTAAAATTCTAAATGATGCTACCGCCAATTTTTTGGCTGAAATGAGTGTGTCTCATGCTCAAGCTGGTGCAAATATTGTAGCTCCAAGTGATATGATGGATGGAAGAATTTTGGCAATTCGCAACGCCTTAGATGGTCAAGGTTTAATAGATACTGGTATTATGAGCTACTCAGCTAAGTACGCCTCTGCTTTTTATGGCCCTTTTAGAGATGCTTTAGATTCTGCACCAGTAGATTTAGAACATATTCCAAAAGATAAAAAAACCTATCAAATGGATTTTGCAAATCGCATTGAAGCCCTTAAAGAAACCCAAATGGATATTGATGAAGGTGCAGATATTGTGATGGTAAAACCCGGATTGTGTTATTTAGATATTGTTCGCGAAATTAAAAATGATGTCGATGTACCTGTGGCGGTGTATCAAGTTTCGGGCGAATATGCTATGCTAAAAGCTGCAGCCGAAAAAGGCTGGTTAAACCACGATGCTGTTATGCTAGAACAAATTACCGCGATAAAACGTGCTGGAGCCGATATTATAGCGTCTTATTTTGCAAAAGATGTTATTAAACTTATTAATCGTTAA
- the hemE gene encoding uroporphyrinogen decarboxylase yields MKNDLFLRALKGEVVDRPPVWMMRQAGRYLPEFMAIREKYDFFTRCRTPELASEITVQPIRRYGMDAAILFCDILVIPQAMNIEVQMKPNFGPYLPNPVRTQKDVDNVIVPDVTVELDYVYQAIKATKELLNDDIPLIGFAGSPWTILCYCVQGQGSKNFDKAKEFCFTNPVAAHQLLQKITDTTIAYLKEKVKAGVNAVQIFDSWGGMLSPADYQEFSWQYINQIIEALKDETPVITFGKGCWFALGDMAKSNASALGIDWTCSPKNARALTGGNITLQGNFDPSRLLSPPAVIKKMVTQMINEFGKDKYIVNLGHGILPHIPLDNAKAFIDAVKEYQSPS; encoded by the coding sequence ATGAAAAACGATTTATTTTTAAGAGCCTTAAAAGGCGAAGTAGTGGATCGTCCACCTGTTTGGATGATGCGTCAAGCTGGGCGTTATTTACCAGAATTTATGGCCATTCGTGAGAAATACGATTTTTTTACACGGTGTAGAACCCCAGAATTGGCAAGTGAAATTACGGTACAGCCCATTCGCCGCTACGGTATGGATGCCGCGATTTTGTTTTGTGATATTTTGGTTATTCCGCAGGCCATGAATATCGAGGTGCAAATGAAACCTAATTTTGGCCCTTATTTACCAAATCCGGTGCGTACTCAAAAAGATGTCGATAATGTTATTGTTCCCGATGTTACGGTAGAATTAGACTATGTGTATCAAGCGATAAAAGCCACAAAAGAATTATTAAACGATGATATTCCATTAATTGGTTTTGCAGGATCTCCGTGGACTATTCTTTGTTATTGTGTGCAAGGTCAAGGCAGTAAAAATTTTGATAAAGCGAAAGAATTCTGTTTTACAAATCCTGTGGCAGCACATCAATTATTACAGAAAATAACCGATACAACCATAGCCTATTTGAAAGAAAAAGTGAAGGCGGGTGTAAATGCGGTTCAAATTTTCGACTCTTGGGGAGGTATGCTATCCCCTGCCGATTATCAAGAATTTTCGTGGCAATACATCAATCAAATCATTGAAGCTTTAAAAGATGAGACACCGGTTATTACCTTTGGTAAGGGCTGTTGGTTTGCGCTTGGCGATATGGCAAAATCTAACGCTTCGGCATTGGGTATAGACTGGACCTGCTCACCAAAAAACGCACGTGCTTTAACCGGCGGCAACATCACGTTACAGGGTAATTTTGACCCCTCACGTTTGTTATCACCACCAGCGGTAATCAAGAAAATGGTAACCCAAATGATAAATGAGTTTGGGAAAGACAAGTACATTGTAAATCTTGGTCACGGTATTTTACCACATATTCCTTTAGATAATGCAAAAGCCTTTATTGATGCTGTAAAAGAGTATCAAAGTCCTTCGTAA
- a CDS encoding CNNM domain-containing protein, with protein MGLLLLYAFVSTGFSFICSILEAVLLSVTPTFINLKKQEGNDYAYTLEALKKDVDRPLIAILTFNTIAHTVGAILVGVQAKVAYAEMYGSKTVNFFGLKFTEDLMVGVVSTVMTVLILVASEIIPKTIGATYWKSLAKFTTKTLKVLMFPLKWTGVLWVLQLTTKLIGGTGHGSILSREGFMVMADMAHEEGVFLESERKIIKNLLTFKEIKAKDVMTPRTVMKLENETMTVEDFFNKNLDLRFSRVPIYTDTEDNITGLVLKDDVFKEMALGNGNKTLLDLKRNIIIVDRDMAIPILFDNLIETKNHMALVVDEYGTVSGLLTMEDVIETLLGLEIMDEKDNVSDLQVQARKNWKLRAKKLGLLGESNHEK; from the coding sequence ATGGGTTTACTTCTATTATATGCTTTTGTCTCTACAGGCTTCTCTTTTATTTGTTCTATACTTGAAGCGGTATTATTGAGCGTAACACCAACATTTATAAATTTAAAAAAGCAAGAAGGAAATGATTATGCCTACACCCTTGAGGCTTTAAAAAAAGACGTTGATAGACCATTAATAGCGATTCTTACCTTTAATACTATTGCACACACGGTTGGTGCTATTTTAGTTGGTGTTCAAGCAAAGGTAGCTTATGCTGAAATGTATGGTTCGAAAACTGTAAATTTTTTCGGATTAAAATTTACTGAAGATTTAATGGTTGGGGTGGTATCGACAGTAATGACGGTTTTAATTTTAGTGGCTTCAGAAATTATACCAAAAACCATTGGTGCTACCTATTGGAAATCGCTGGCAAAATTTACAACCAAGACCTTAAAAGTGCTTATGTTTCCATTAAAATGGACAGGTGTTCTTTGGGTGCTTCAGCTTACCACAAAATTAATTGGAGGCACTGGTCATGGCAGTATATTAAGTCGAGAAGGGTTTATGGTTATGGCCGATATGGCTCATGAAGAGGGGGTTTTCTTGGAGTCTGAAAGAAAAATTATTAAAAATCTATTAACCTTTAAAGAAATTAAGGCTAAAGATGTGATGACCCCACGTACCGTTATGAAGTTGGAGAATGAAACCATGACGGTTGAAGATTTTTTTAATAAAAATTTAGATTTACGTTTTTCTAGAGTACCTATTTATACCGATACCGAAGATAATATTACAGGCCTAGTTTTAAAAGACGATGTGTTTAAAGAAATGGCATTAGGAAACGGCAATAAAACCCTGCTAGACCTTAAACGTAACATTATTATTGTAGATCGCGATATGGCCATTCCCATATTATTCGATAACCTTATCGAAACCAAAAACCATATGGCCTTAGTGGTCGACGAGTATGGTACAGTGAGCGGCTTACTAACTATGGAAGATGTTATTGAAACCTTGCTGGGCTTAGAAATTATGGATGAAAAAGACAACGTGTCAGACCTTCAAGTGCAGGCTAGAAAAAACTGGAAATTAAGAGCTAAGAAATTAGGGCTTCTAGGGGAATCAAATCATGAAAAGTGA
- the hemC gene encoding hydroxymethylbilane synthase has protein sequence MKSHQERIIRIGTRDSELALWQANTVKQQLENLGHKTVIVPIKSRGDIVLDKPLYQLGITGIFTRALDLSMLNKDIDIAVHSSKDVPTIFPKGIVQAAVIKRGNVNDTLVFKNNEEFLSAKHAVIATGSLRRKAQWLNRYPTHTIVDIRGNVISRMQKLQDNEDWNATIFAAAGIGRIGVRPEDAINLDWMIPAPAQGAIMVTAPADDEEVLAICREINHEETEICVGIEREFLNKLEGGCTAPIGALAYIKNEEVNFKGVLLSGDGSKRIDVTRVKKLGEHHDIAQYCADFVIERGGKRLMDSIRGVAKRTNVYSTKSLTETQRLLFKDKVHVESADFIKFSLNRIPARLLKNQIENVIITSKNAVESLITNYSATELQFKNIYCVGRRTKRLVEQKIGKVAHVENSAKKLADYLVEFMEGTEVTYFCSDLRLDDLPNILEENHIKVNEIEAYQTKFDGIKVIDSVESVMFFSPSAVNSFLQINNTDVIAFCLGESTANEAKKHFKDVRVAKMPSVESVIELVNEHYV, from the coding sequence TTGAAATCCCACCAAGAAAGAATCATAAGAATTGGCACCCGCGATAGTGAATTAGCCTTATGGCAAGCCAACACCGTAAAACAACAGCTCGAAAATTTAGGCCATAAAACAGTTATAGTCCCTATAAAATCTAGAGGCGATATTGTTTTAGATAAACCGCTCTATCAACTGGGTATTACTGGTATTTTCACGCGAGCTTTAGATTTATCTATGCTTAATAAGGATATTGATATTGCGGTGCACTCTTCAAAAGATGTGCCCACTATTTTTCCTAAAGGCATTGTACAAGCGGCGGTTATAAAGCGCGGTAATGTAAACGACACCTTAGTATTTAAAAACAACGAAGAGTTTTTAAGTGCTAAGCATGCCGTAATTGCAACAGGTAGTTTACGCCGTAAAGCACAATGGCTTAACAGATATCCTACACATACTATTGTAGATATTCGTGGTAACGTAATTTCTAGAATGCAAAAACTTCAAGATAATGAAGATTGGAATGCTACTATTTTTGCAGCCGCTGGTATAGGTCGTATTGGTGTGCGACCAGAAGATGCCATTAATTTAGATTGGATGATTCCTGCTCCTGCTCAAGGGGCTATTATGGTTACTGCGCCAGCAGACGATGAAGAGGTTTTAGCCATTTGTAGAGAAATAAATCACGAAGAAACAGAGATTTGTGTGGGTATTGAGCGTGAATTTTTAAATAAATTAGAAGGTGGGTGTACGGCACCCATTGGTGCATTGGCATATATTAAAAATGAAGAGGTTAACTTTAAAGGCGTTTTATTAAGCGGTGATGGTTCGAAAAGAATTGATGTAACACGGGTAAAAAAGCTTGGCGAGCATCACGATATAGCACAGTATTGTGCAGATTTTGTAATTGAGCGCGGTGGTAAACGTTTAATGGATAGTATTCGAGGTGTCGCCAAAAGAACGAATGTATATTCTACCAAATCACTTACCGAAACGCAGCGGTTGCTGTTTAAGGATAAGGTGCATGTTGAAAGTGCCGATTTTATAAAATTTAGCTTAAACAGAATACCTGCTAGACTGTTAAAGAACCAAATTGAAAACGTTATCATTACCAGTAAAAATGCTGTAGAGTCGTTAATTACCAATTATTCGGCAACCGAATTGCAATTTAAAAATATTTATTGTGTGGGCAGGCGTACCAAGCGTCTAGTTGAACAAAAAATTGGGAAGGTAGCCCATGTAGAAAATAGTGCTAAAAAATTAGCAGACTATTTAGTTGAATTCATGGAGGGTACCGAAGTGACTTATTTTTGTAGTGATTTAAGGTTAGATGATTTGCCAAACATATTAGAAGAAAATCATATTAAAGTCAACGAAATTGAAGCTTACCAAACCAAGTTCGATGGTATAAAAGTTATAGATTCGGTTGAAAGTGTGATGTTTTTCAGTCCGTCTGCAGTAAATAGTTTCTTGCAAATAAATAACACCGATGTTATCGCTTTTTGCCTAGGAGAATCGACTGCAAACGAAGCTAAAAAACATTTTAAAGACGTTAGAGTGGCCAAAATGCCAAGTGTAGAGAGTGTTATTGAATTGGTTAATGAACATTACGTGTGA
- a CDS encoding four helix bundle protein: MRDFKKLNIWKNAIELVKQVSFLFDKIPTDERFGLKSQFNRALVLVPSNIAGGCIRNSEVPLIKTCEVLANK; the protein is encoded by the coding sequence ATGAGAGACTTTAAAAAATTAAACATCTGGAAAAATGCAATAGAACTCGTAAAACAGGTTTCTTTTCTGTTTGATAAAATACCCACAGATGAAAGGTTTGGATTGAAAAGTCAATTTAACAGAGCGCTAGTTTTAGTGCCTTCAAATATAGCAGGAGGATGCATTAGAAATAGCGAAGTTCCGCTAATAAAAACCTGTGAGGTTCTCGCGAATAAATAG
- a CDS encoding serine hydrolase domain-containing protein — MIHFKVFALCCFLFHAQMTQAQLSYDVPESVGLDSTYIKTKVDSILQDAITQKAFPGAQLLVAKQGKIIFHETYGYHTFDSITKVAKDDVYDLASVTKIMGPLPALMKLYEDGKIDLDVPFSTYWPEWKNKKDKKDISLRALLAHQSGMQPYIVFLDEVVKNGKIKKRFVRTKKSNRFSNQVYNGLYVKNRFKNKVYRKIKRVKVNDEKEYLYSGIASLIYPQLIEDITGVPYRRYIQAHFYEPLGCKTLGYLPKDKNFKNAIVPTEMDTVFRKQLVKGWVHDDNAALFGGVSGNAGLFGSATDMAIFMQMLVQNGTYDGKQYFKPETVKEFTRIQYPENNNRRGLGFDKPLIGNDTLSIKDAYPAPQVSPESFGHAGFTGTFVWADPKEELVFIFLSNRVYPTRTHRHLYELNIRPKLQQLFYTSSKD, encoded by the coding sequence ATGATTCATTTTAAGGTTTTTGCATTATGCTGTTTTTTGTTTCATGCCCAAATGACACAGGCGCAATTAAGCTATGATGTGCCAGAATCTGTTGGGTTGGATTCGACTTATATCAAAACTAAAGTCGACTCTATTCTGCAGGATGCCATCACTCAAAAAGCATTTCCTGGCGCACAATTATTAGTTGCTAAACAAGGCAAGATTATTTTTCATGAAACATACGGCTACCATACTTTTGATAGTATAACAAAAGTAGCTAAAGATGATGTTTACGATCTGGCATCGGTAACCAAAATAATGGGGCCATTGCCAGCATTAATGAAACTTTACGAAGACGGTAAGATAGATTTAGATGTACCTTTTAGTACTTATTGGCCCGAATGGAAAAATAAAAAGGATAAAAAAGACATTAGCCTTAGAGCACTTTTAGCGCATCAATCTGGAATGCAGCCGTATATCGTTTTTTTAGATGAGGTTGTAAAAAACGGAAAAATAAAAAAACGCTTCGTAAGAACTAAAAAAAGTAATCGGTTTTCAAATCAGGTTTACAACGGTTTGTATGTAAAAAACAGATTTAAAAATAAGGTGTATCGAAAAATTAAACGGGTTAAAGTGAACGACGAAAAAGAATATCTCTATTCTGGAATTGCTTCATTAATTTATCCGCAATTAATCGAAGATATTACTGGAGTACCTTATAGACGCTATATCCAAGCCCACTTTTATGAGCCTTTAGGTTGTAAGACACTTGGTTATCTTCCGAAGGATAAAAATTTTAAAAACGCTATAGTACCCACAGAAATGGATACTGTTTTTAGAAAACAACTTGTAAAAGGCTGGGTTCACGACGATAATGCGGCACTTTTTGGTGGTGTGTCGGGTAATGCTGGTTTATTTGGTAGCGCTACAGATATGGCCATATTTATGCAAATGTTGGTACAAAACGGAACCTACGATGGTAAGCAGTATTTTAAACCCGAAACCGTGAAAGAATTTACAAGAATTCAATATCCAGAAAATAATAATCGTAGAGGTTTGGGCTTCGACAAACCATTAATAGGTAACGATACTTTAAGTATTAAAGATGCTTACCCTGCGCCACAAGTAAGTCCAGAAAGTTTTGGTCATGCTGGTTTTACGGGTACTTTTGTTTGGGCAGACCCCAAAGAAGAACTTGTTTTTATTTTTCTTTCCAATCGCGTTTACCCCACAAGAACACATCGCCATCTTTATGAACTAAATATTAGACCTAAACTACAACAACTATTTTACACCAGTAGTAAAGATTAA
- the hemH gene encoding ferrochelatase, which translates to MKGILLVNLGSPDSPEPKDVKKYLGEFLMDERVIDIPLLARTALVKGIILNTRPKQSAAAYKKIWWDEGSPLIVLSERLQKKLQKQVDVPVALAMRYGSMTIKKGLQELVNKGVNEVLLFPLYPQFAMATTETITVLAESLRQEHFPEISIDSVPAFYNKPDYIEVLSNSIKRHLEGKKYEHLLFSYHGVPERHIRKSDITKSHCKIDGSCCATPSKAHQYCYRHQCLEVTRLVGEKLGLEEGTYSTSFQSRLGFDPWLQPYTDRTIERLGKQGIENMAIVTPAFVSDCLETLEEIAMEGEEIFHEVGGKDFTTIPCLNDDDEWVALLAKWVNTWVSAKVETV; encoded by the coding sequence ATGAAAGGAATACTATTAGTAAACTTAGGGTCTCCAGACAGTCCCGAACCTAAAGATGTTAAAAAATATCTAGGTGAATTTTTAATGGACGAGCGCGTTATCGATATTCCGTTACTTGCGAGAACTGCCTTAGTAAAAGGTATTATACTAAATACGCGCCCAAAACAATCGGCTGCAGCTTATAAAAAAATATGGTGGGACGAAGGTTCTCCCTTAATTGTATTGTCGGAAAGATTACAAAAGAAACTTCAAAAACAGGTAGATGTACCTGTAGCTTTGGCTATGCGCTATGGCAGCATGACCATTAAAAAAGGCCTTCAAGAACTAGTAAACAAAGGCGTTAATGAGGTTTTATTGTTCCCTTTATACCCTCAATTTGCCATGGCCACTACAGAAACAATTACAGTACTCGCCGAATCGCTCCGCCAAGAACATTTTCCTGAAATTTCTATAGACTCTGTTCCGGCCTTTTACAATAAACCTGATTATATTGAAGTGCTTTCAAACTCTATTAAAAGGCATTTAGAAGGTAAAAAATATGAGCATTTATTGTTTTCTTACCACGGTGTACCAGAGCGACACATTCGTAAAAGTGATATCACAAAATCTCATTGTAAAATAGATGGAAGCTGTTGTGCAACACCAAGTAAGGCGCACCAATACTGTTACAGACACCAGTGTTTAGAAGTTACACGACTCGTTGGCGAAAAGCTAGGCCTTGAAGAGGGCACATATTCCACATCGTTTCAATCGCGTTTAGGTTTCGACCCATGGTTACAGCCTTATACCGATAGAACCATAGAACGTTTAGGAAAACAAGGCATTGAAAATATGGCCATTGTAACCCCTGCATTTGTGAGTGATTGTCTTGAAACATTAGAGGAAATTGCCATGGAAGGTGAAGAAATATTTCACGAAGTTGGCGGGAAGGATTTTACGACGATCCCGTGCTTAAATGATGATGATGAATGGGTTGCCTTACTCGCCAAATGGGTAAACACATGGGTAAGCGCAAAAGTGGAAACAGTATAA
- a CDS encoding EI24 domain-containing protein — translation MLKNILLGVKAYFGAFSLISKLKLWKYFAIPVLISVVTAIAIGVSAYGLSDNIGGLISKLWIWEWGKQTFITIGNVIGGLFIIVIGLILYKHIIMALSAPFMSPVSEKIEMHLTGVSNQSDRNTSFFDQLWRGIKINVANLIKELLITIPILLLKFIPVVNMFSTILLFIVQAYYAGFGNMDYTLERHYKYAESTRFVRKHRGLAIGNGLVFMLFLFIPVIGVIIVLPLSVTAATVRTVEALQLNKKIESTI, via the coding sequence ATGCTTAAAAACATATTATTAGGAGTGAAAGCCTACTTTGGCGCTTTTAGTTTAATCTCCAAGCTTAAACTCTGGAAATACTTTGCTATACCTGTACTTATTAGTGTGGTAACGGCTATAGCTATTGGAGTTTCGGCCTATGGGCTTTCCGATAATATTGGCGGATTAATTTCCAAATTATGGATTTGGGAATGGGGAAAACAAACCTTTATAACCATTGGAAATGTTATTGGTGGTTTATTTATTATAGTGATAGGGTTAATACTTTATAAACATATTATAATGGCCTTATCGGCTCCGTTTATGAGTCCAGTTTCCGAAAAAATTGAAATGCATTTAACAGGAGTCTCAAACCAATCGGATAGAAATACCTCGTTTTTCGATCAACTTTGGCGGGGTATTAAAATAAATGTGGCCAATCTAATAAAAGAACTCTTAATAACTATCCCTATTTTATTGCTTAAGTTTATCCCAGTGGTCAATATGTTTTCAACCATTTTATTATTTATTGTACAAGCTTATTACGCTGGTTTTGGTAATATGGATTATACTTTAGAGCGGCATTATAAATATGCCGAAAGCACAAGATTTGTTCGTAAGCATCGCGGTTTGGCCATTGGTAACGGTTTAGTTTTCATGTTGTTTTTGTTTATTCCCGTTATTGGGGTTATTATCGTGTTGCCTTTATCGGTAACCGCTGCTACTGTTAGAACGGTTGAAGCGCTTCAGCTTAATAAAAAAATTGAGAGTACCATTTAA
- a CDS encoding helix-turn-helix transcriptional regulator, protein MNNQEIIEKNVASGTFNKTVVDDGFFVFTYKNDSNQVEKVSKEIGSKFIQFHFCLKGLSKFVFNQGTYGLNIKEDHSLLLYNPQQNLPINLELNPNSWVVSLLISIKKFHSLFSLEADYISFLNEDNKDKKYYKEGVISPSMAIVLNQLISFNLNPSIKRLYFQGKAYELLSLYFNRSEDTDIEQCPFLEDETNVIKIRKAKDIIISRMSEPPSLQELADEIGLSLKKLKEGFKQIYGDSVFSFLIDYKMEVARKLLETGELNVNEVGLKVGYSTSSHFIAAFKKKYGTTPKKYLMSQT, encoded by the coding sequence ATGAATAATCAGGAAATTATCGAAAAAAATGTCGCTAGCGGTACTTTTAATAAAACGGTTGTAGATGATGGTTTTTTCGTCTTTACCTACAAAAATGATAGTAATCAAGTTGAAAAGGTATCAAAAGAAATTGGTAGCAAATTCATTCAGTTTCACTTTTGCTTAAAAGGTCTAAGCAAATTTGTTTTTAACCAAGGCACATACGGTTTAAACATTAAGGAAGATCACTCCTTATTACTATACAACCCCCAGCAAAATTTACCCATTAATTTAGAATTAAACCCAAACTCTTGGGTGGTATCTCTACTTATTTCAATTAAAAAATTTCATAGTCTGTTTTCTTTAGAAGCCGATTATATTTCATTTTTAAATGAAGACAACAAGGATAAAAAGTATTACAAAGAAGGGGTTATTTCGCCGTCTATGGCTATTGTTTTAAACCAGTTAATTAGCTTTAACCTAAATCCGTCAATAAAAAGACTTTACTTTCAAGGTAAAGCTTACGAACTGTTAAGCCTGTATTTTAATAGAAGTGAAGACACAGATATTGAGCAGTGCCCGTTTTTAGAAGATGAAACCAATGTTATAAAAATAAGAAAGGCTAAAGATATTATTATTTCAAGAATGTCAGAGCCACCAAGCTTACAAGAATTAGCAGACGAAATAGGATTAAGTTTGAAAAAATTAAAAGAAGGATTTAAACAAATTTATGGCGACTCCGTTTTTAGCTTTTTAATCGATTACAAGATGGAGGTCGCCAGAAAACTATTAGAAACTGGCGAACTTAATGTCAACGAAGTAGGCCTTAAGGTGGGCTACAGCACATCGAGTCATTTTATTGCCGCTTTTAAAAAAAAATATGGTACCACGCCAAAAAAGTATTTAATGTCTCAAACATAA
- a CDS encoding methylated-DNA--[protein]-cysteine S-methyltransferase, which produces MESCIIKSPLGFTKIIGDAAGVVSITVLNSEEKPTDIIPLELEDCVIQLNEYFEGKRKQFSVNLNPKGTNFQKRVWKALEQIPFGKTISYLELSKQLGDVKAIRAVANANGKNPIWIIIPCHRVIGSDGSLTGYAGGLHRKKWLLEHESPNKQQSLF; this is translated from the coding sequence ATGGAAAGCTGCATCATTAAATCGCCTTTAGGGTTTACCAAAATAATTGGTGATGCAGCGGGTGTAGTTTCGATTACAGTATTAAATTCTGAAGAAAAACCCACAGATATTATTCCGCTTGAATTAGAAGATTGTGTCATTCAGCTTAACGAATATTTCGAGGGTAAACGCAAACAATTCAGTGTAAACCTTAACCCAAAAGGCACTAACTTTCAAAAACGCGTCTGGAAAGCTTTAGAGCAGATACCCTTCGGAAAAACCATATCATATTTAGAATTATCAAAACAACTGGGCGATGTAAAAGCCATTAGAGCCGTTGCCAATGCTAACGGTAAAAACCCAATCTGGATAATTATTCCCTGCCATCGTGTTATTGGTAGTGATGGCAGTTTAACGGGATATGCGGGCGGGTTGCACCGCAAAAAATGGCTCTTAGAACACGAAAGCCCAAACAAACAACAATCACTATTTTAA
- the hemA gene encoding glutamyl-tRNA reductase, with protein MLKYNISRSSFFYAIGLSYKKADANVRGRFSLDENAKLALLNQAKENGIESLVVNSTCNRTEIYGFAQHPFQLIELLCDNTRGSVEEFKEVAYIHENKAAIAHMFRVGSGLDSQILGDFEIISQLKKSAKLSRKFGLLNHFTERLVNAVIQASKRIKTETNISSGATSASFASVQYILNTIEDVSSKNILLFGTGKIGRDTCENLVKHTKNDHITLINRTKTKAEQVAGKFNLVVKDYANLQEELNASDVLIVATGAQRPTIDKQLITTKKPLLILDLSIPKNVDDNVSELGNVSLIHLDHLSRLTDQTLAERKKHIPLAETIIETVNSEFNAWLETRKFAPTIKALKLKLNDFKVAELDTQRKKLSDFNEQQAEIISNNIIQKITNHFAHHLKDNEVSTEESLELIKKVFQLENPPKKADIA; from the coding sequence ATGTTAAAATACAATATATCACGAAGTAGTTTTTTTTATGCTATTGGGCTAAGTTACAAAAAAGCCGATGCGAATGTTAGAGGGCGTTTTAGCCTCGATGAGAATGCTAAGCTTGCACTTTTAAATCAAGCCAAAGAAAATGGTATTGAGAGCTTAGTAGTGAATTCTACCTGTAATAGAACTGAAATTTATGGTTTTGCGCAGCATCCCTTCCAGCTTATTGAGTTGCTTTGCGACAATACTAGAGGTAGCGTTGAAGAGTTTAAAGAGGTGGCTTATATTCATGAAAACAAGGCGGCTATAGCACATATGTTTCGTGTAGGTTCTGGATTGGATAGCCAGATTTTAGGTGATTTCGAAATTATTAGTCAGCTTAAAAAAAGCGCTAAACTTTCTAGAAAATTCGGTTTGCTTAATCATTTTACCGAACGCTTAGTAAATGCTGTAATTCAGGCTAGTAAACGCATTAAAACCGAGACTAATATCTCATCTGGTGCCACATCGGCATCTTTTGCGTCTGTACAATACATTTTAAACACCATTGAAGATGTCTCCAGTAAAAATATTCTGCTCTTCGGAACAGGTAAAATAGGGAGAGATACTTGCGAAAACTTGGTAAAACACACGAAAAACGACCATATAACCTTAATTAACAGAACAAAAACTAAAGCCGAACAAGTTGCAGGTAAGTTTAATTTAGTGGTTAAAGATTATGCGAATTTACAAGAAGAGCTTAATGCTTCAGATGTGTTAATTGTAGCTACAGGGGCGCAACGTCCAACCATCGATAAGCAACTTATAACTACTAAAAAACCACTTTTAATTCTAGATTTATCTATTCCTAAAAATGTAGATGATAACGTGAGTGAGTTGGGCAATGTTTCTTTAATTCATCTCGATCACTTATCGAGATTAACCGATCAAACCTTAGCTGAGCGGAAAAAGCATATTCCTTTAGCAGAAACTATAATTGAAACGGTTAATTCAGAATTTAACGCTTGGTTAGAAACCCGAAAATTTGCTCCTACAATTAAGGCTTTAAAACTTAAACTGAATGATTTTAAAGTAGCTGAGTTAGATACCCAACGTAAAAAACTTTCAGATTTCAACGAGCAGCAAGCCGAGATAATTAGTAATAATATCATTCAAAAAATTACAAATCATTTCGCACATCATTTAAAAGACAACGAAGTTTCTACCGAGGAAAGTCTTGAGCTTATTAAAAAAGTGTTTCAGCTGGAGAATCCACCAAAAAAAGCTGATATTGCCTAA